A stretch of the Janthinobacterium sp. B9-8 genome encodes the following:
- a CDS encoding carbon-nitrogen hydrolase family protein: MNSLVAAAIQMVSGPEVAHNLATAARLVKEAAMAGAQLIVLPEYFAIMGKNDSDKVAVKETFGHGPIQDFLAALAKEHAVWLVGGTVPLVCPDETRVNNSCLAYSPAGECVARYDKMHLFGFDNGVECFSEANTILAGLQPVAFDTPFGRVGLSVCYDLRFPEFFRAMLPVDFIILPAAFTQTTGEAHWEVLLRARAIENQCYVIASGQGGEHITGRHTFGHSMLIDPWGKVLACQASGEGVVMAELKASQMDRVRRILPALTHRLL, from the coding sequence ATGAATAGTCTGGTTGCAGCAGCGATTCAAATGGTGTCCGGGCCTGAAGTCGCACACAACTTAGCCACCGCCGCACGTCTGGTTAAAGAGGCCGCGATGGCGGGGGCTCAGTTAATTGTATTGCCGGAATACTTTGCCATTATGGGCAAAAATGATAGCGATAAAGTAGCGGTTAAAGAAACGTTTGGTCATGGCCCTATCCAGGATTTTTTGGCCGCCTTGGCCAAAGAGCATGCGGTGTGGCTGGTTGGCGGCACGGTGCCTTTGGTTTGCCCCGATGAAACGCGGGTTAATAATAGCTGCCTTGCTTATTCGCCAGCGGGGGAGTGCGTGGCGCGTTACGACAAAATGCACTTGTTCGGCTTTGATAACGGCGTGGAGTGCTTTAGCGAGGCCAATACCATTTTGGCGGGGCTGCAGCCGGTGGCATTTGATACGCCCTTTGGCCGGGTGGGTTTATCGGTTTGTTACGATCTGCGCTTCCCCGAATTTTTTCGTGCCATGTTGCCGGTTGATTTCATTATTTTGCCTGCTGCGTTTACCCAGACTACCGGCGAGGCACACTGGGAAGTATTGCTTCGCGCTCGCGCGATCGAAAATCAATGCTATGTGATTGCCTCAGGGCAAGGCGGCGAGCACATCACTGGTCGCCATACCTTTGGCCACAGCATGCTGATCGATCCCTGGGGCAAGGTTTTGGCCTGCCAAGCCAGCGGCGAAGGCGTGGTTATGGCCGAATTAAAAGCCAGCCAAATGGACAGAGTAAGACGCATCCTGCCTGCCTTAACGCACCGCTTACTGTAG
- the tldD gene encoding metalloprotease TldD, translating to MTHLETARQTLLTPFNLDDAKLDQVFGQMLTHDIDYADLYFQYSRSEAWSLDEGIVKSGSFNIDTGVGVRAVSGEKTAFAYSDDISLTALTQAASATRAIGRQGGQNTVALNRDIVGHSLYQPVDPLASLDELAKVALLEKLERTARSLDKRVVQVMASLASEFEVVYVARHDGHRAADVRPLCRLSIQVIVEENGLREQGSAGGGGRFAYGYFDDAVVLDYAKKAVDQAVLNLHARPAPAGEMTVVLGSGWPGILLHEAIGHGLEGDFNRKGSSAFSGKMGQQVAAKGVTVVDDGTIVDRRGSLNIDDEGNPTQRTVLIEDGILKGYLQDSLNARLMNMPLTGNGRRESFAHLPMPRMTNTLMLGGSAEPEEIIGSIKRGLYAANFGGGQVDITSGKFVFSAAEAWWVEDGKLMYPVKGATLIGNGPDVLTRVSMIGNDMTLDPGVGTCGKEGQSVPVGVGQPTLRIDGGLTVGGTGG from the coding sequence ATGACTCATTTAGAAACTGCCCGCCAAACGTTGCTGACACCATTTAATCTTGACGATGCCAAGCTCGATCAAGTGTTTGGGCAGATGCTGACGCACGATATTGATTACGCTGATCTGTATTTTCAATACAGCCGTAGCGAGGCATGGAGTCTGGACGAAGGCATTGTGAAGTCAGGTAGCTTTAATATTGATACCGGCGTTGGAGTTCGTGCTGTGTCGGGCGAGAAAACGGCTTTTGCTTATTCAGATGACATCAGCCTGACGGCGCTGACTCAAGCCGCATCCGCAACGCGGGCGATTGGTCGCCAGGGTGGGCAAAATACCGTGGCTTTAAACCGCGATATTGTTGGCCATTCGCTTTATCAGCCAGTTGATCCGCTGGCTAGCTTAGACGAGCTAGCCAAGGTGGCGTTGTTGGAAAAGCTAGAGCGTACCGCCCGCAGCTTAGATAAGCGCGTGGTGCAAGTGATGGCTAGTCTCGCTTCCGAGTTTGAAGTGGTTTATGTGGCACGTCACGATGGTCATCGGGCCGCAGATGTGCGTCCACTGTGCCGTTTGTCTATCCAAGTGATTGTGGAAGAAAACGGCCTGCGTGAGCAGGGCAGTGCAGGCGGTGGTGGCCGATTTGCTTACGGCTATTTTGATGATGCCGTGGTGCTGGATTACGCGAAAAAAGCCGTGGATCAAGCCGTGCTGAATTTACACGCCCGCCCAGCGCCTGCCGGTGAAATGACCGTAGTGTTGGGCTCGGGCTGGCCGGGTATTTTATTACACGAAGCGATTGGTCATGGTTTAGAAGGTGATTTTAACCGTAAGGGCTCTTCTGCATTCAGTGGAAAAATGGGCCAGCAGGTTGCGGCTAAGGGTGTGACTGTGGTGGATGACGGCACGATTGTTGATCGCCGTGGCTCGCTCAATATTGATGATGAAGGCAATCCAACTCAGCGCACCGTGCTGATCGAAGACGGTATTTTAAAAGGCTATTTGCAAGACAGCCTGAATGCCCGCCTGATGAATATGCCGCTGACTGGCAATGGCCGCCGCGAGAGCTTTGCCCATCTGCCTATGCCACGCATGACCAATACCCTGATGCTGGGTGGTAGCGCGGAGCCTGAAGAAATCATCGGCTCGATCAAGCGTGGCTTGTACGCGGCTAACTTTGGTGGTGGTCAGGTTGATATCACTAGTGGCAAATTTGTATTCTCTGCCGCCGAAGCATGGTGGGTAGAAGACGGCAAATTGATGTATCCGGTAAAAGGCGCAACCCTGATCGGTAACGGCCCCGATGTGCTGACGCGTGTATCGATGATCGGTAATGATATGACGCTTGATCCGGGCGTGGGCACCTGTGGCAAAGAAGGCCAGAGTGTACCCGTTGGCGTGGGCCAGCCTACCTTACGTATTGATGGTGGCCTGACGGTGGGTGGTACGGGAGGCTGA
- a CDS encoding enoyl-CoA hydratase/isomerase family protein, translated as MVHFQQIALSNGLFLGEILLASSRLNAQSLPMVLKIREQIEAWRHEPSLVAVLVRGEGERAFCAGGDIRALYHAMSKPEFLHEGDDFFRHEYDLCRELHRYPKPVIAWGNGIVMGGGWGIFAAASHRIVTESSVLAMPEVSIGLFPDVGASFWLQQLEGKIGRLLALTGSRLNAADALAFGAAEFALSGNSFESLLCVLQELPWSGIGVRDAELASGALAALSAAWPCPLPESVWLPLADEVEAICAGDDLLAICERIQNYQGDAPALRLAAELQAAGSPTSIYLTWEMALRAQSLSYDEVVEMEWLGARNCLRHGDFHEGVRAKLIDRDDQPRWSPKELALVTFADIECFFKPA; from the coding sequence ATGGTGCATTTTCAGCAGATTGCGCTGAGTAATGGTTTGTTTTTGGGTGAAATTTTATTAGCCTCCAGCAGGCTAAATGCGCAAAGCTTGCCTATGGTTTTGAAAATTCGTGAGCAAATTGAGGCTTGGCGGCATGAGCCATCGCTGGTGGCGGTGTTAGTGCGTGGAGAGGGTGAGCGGGCTTTTTGTGCGGGCGGTGATATTCGTGCGCTTTACCATGCCATGAGCAAGCCAGAATTCTTGCATGAAGGCGATGATTTTTTTCGTCATGAGTATGATCTGTGCCGGGAATTGCATCGCTATCCCAAGCCGGTGATTGCTTGGGGTAATGGCATTGTAATGGGCGGCGGCTGGGGGATTTTTGCGGCGGCCAGCCATCGAATCGTCACTGAATCCAGTGTGCTCGCTATGCCTGAAGTGAGCATTGGCCTGTTTCCCGATGTAGGGGCCAGCTTTTGGCTGCAACAGCTAGAAGGAAAAATAGGTCGTTTATTGGCACTCACGGGCAGCCGCCTGAATGCGGCAGATGCACTGGCTTTTGGCGCGGCTGAATTTGCTTTATCGGGCAACAGCTTTGAATCCTTGCTCTGTGTGCTGCAAGAGTTACCGTGGAGTGGCATTGGCGTGCGCGATGCGGAGCTGGCCTCTGGCGCATTAGCTGCGCTATCAGCGGCTTGGCCTTGCCCTTTGCCTGAATCGGTGTGGTTGCCTCTGGCGGATGAAGTGGAGGCCATCTGCGCGGGGGATGATCTGCTCGCCATTTGCGAGCGTATTCAAAATTATCAGGGCGATGCGCCTGCTTTGCGTTTGGCGGCGGAGCTGCAAGCGGCGGGCTCGCCGACTTCTATTTACTTAACGTGGGAAATGGCACTGCGGGCTCAGTCGCTTTCTTACGATGAGGTGGTGGAAATGGAATGGCTGGGCGCAAGAAATTGTTTGCGTCATGGTGATTTTCATGAGGGTGTGCGTGCTAAACTCATTGACAGAGACGATCAGCCACGGTGGTCGCCCAAAGAATTAGCCTTAGTAACATTTGCAGATATTGAATGTTTTTTTAAGCCCGCTTGA